In Mixophyes fleayi isolate aMixFle1 chromosome 4, aMixFle1.hap1, whole genome shotgun sequence, the following proteins share a genomic window:
- the LOC142150881 gene encoding LOW QUALITY PROTEIN: E3 ubiquitin-protein ligase TRIM39-like (The sequence of the model RefSeq protein was modified relative to this genomic sequence to represent the inferred CDS: inserted 2 bases in 1 codon) produces MSSADLRQELDCSICLNIYTDPVTLRCGHNFCRVCIDRVLDTQEGSGVYTCPECIAECQERPALQRNITLCNIVGSFLSTQTDQEETGIFCTYCIHSPVPAAKSCLHCEASLCDNHLRVHSKSAEHVLSDPTTSLGNRKCSVHEELLKYYCTEDAACICVYCCLAGEHRGHLVEMLDEASEKEKLGNVLQKLTSKREETETRVQSLQERRKEDQERAASEREXVTALFRDIGRQLEDLEKRVLSEISRQEKRISLSVSDLIQHLEIKKDELSRKMRHIEELCNVSDPVTVLQEPDTGDLCDTEDRKRHDNQIHDVGDLDVGLISGKLHILSDIITGINTGVCMQEPTDILLDVNTAGNYIHISGDRKTASRSPNQNHPGTPERFQYNQVISTRKFSSGRHYWEVDVSKSRRWRVGMCYPSMDRRGRQSYIGNNNNSWCLYKGYNNDNQYTVIHDSKCIQLPDNIPYDRVRIYLDYEAGQMSFYSLCDPIRHLHTVTATFTEPLHAALYVGIWGGCINISGESGAGRNRHNVRHLSRDW; encoded by the exons atgtcgtctgctgatctgagacaggagctggactgttccatctgcctgaacatttatacagatcctgtaacactgagatgtggacacaatttctgccgggtctgtattgatcgtgtgctggatacacaggaggggtctggagtttatacctgtcctgaatgcatTGCAGAGTGTCAGGAGCGTCCTGCACTGCAGAGGAACATAACTCTGTGTAACATAGTGGGGAGTTTCCTGTCTACTCAGACAGATCAGGAGGAGACTGGGATCTTCTGCACTTACTGTATtcactctcctgtacctgctgctaaatcctgtctGCATTGTGAAGCTTCTCTCTGTGATAATcacctgagagtacacagcaagtcagcagaacacgTCTTATCTGATCCCACCACTTCCCTGGGGAACAGAAAATGCTCCGTCCATGAGGAGCTCTTGAAATATTACTGCACTGAAGatgctgcctgtatctgtgtgtattGCTGTCTGGCCGGAGAACATCGAGGACACCTTGTGGAGATGCTGGATGAGGCCTCTGAGAAGGAGAAACtgggaaatgttctgcagaaactgacctcaaagagagaggagactgagacaAGAGTCCAGAGTCTGCAGGAGCGCAGGAAAGAAGATCAGGAAAGAGCAGCTAGTGAGAGAGA agtcactgccctgtttagagacatcGGGAGACAGCTTGaagacctagagaagagagtgctgagtgagatctccaggcaggaaAAGAgaatttcactctcagtctctgatctgatccagcatctggaaataaagaaggacgagctgtccaggaagatgcgtcacattgaggaactgtgtaatgtgtctgatccagtgactgtcttacaggaaccagacacaggtgacttgtgtgatactgaggacagAAAGAGACACGATAACCAGATTCATGAtgtaggagatctggatgtgggtctcATCTCAGGGAAATTACACAtattatctgatataataacaggtataaatACAGGGGTCTGTATGCAGGAAcctacagacatattactggatgtaaacacagctggcaattatatacatatatcaggtgaCAGGAAAACTGCATCCAGGTCACCAAACCAGAATCATCCAGGaacaccagagagatttcagtataatcaggtaataagcaccaggaaattttcctcagggcgacattactgggaagtggatgTCAGTAAATCACGGAGATGGagggtagggatgtgttatcccagtatgGACCGGAGAGGACGTCAGTCATACATTGGAAATAATAACAATTCCTGGTGTTTGTATAAGGGGTATAATAATGATAATCAGTATACAGTGATACATGACAGTAAATGCATCCAGTTACCTGACAATATTCCCTATGATAGagtgaggatatatctggattatgaggctggacagatgtccttttattctctgtgtgacccgatcagacacttacacaccgtcactgccaccttcactgagccccttcatgctgcattataTGTAGGTATATGGGGAGGTTGCATTAATATATCTGGGGAGTCAGGAGCTGGGAGAAATCGCCATAATGTAAGACATCTGTCAAGAGactggtga